The genome window GTCTCCGTTCGCTTGCGTTGGTGAATCACGGTGCCATCGCCACAGTCAATGCCATGATGCTCGTAGACACCTTCAAGGCTGAGAAACTCTTGCATTAAGTAAATTTGATCGCCTCGCGCCATGGTTGCCTCAACCTCTGCTATTGATTCGTTGTTTAACAGACTCTATTTTCTGCTATCTAAACAGTTGAACAAAAAATTAATAATTATTATTTCTATTTTTTGCTAAAAGATGGACAGGATTAGAACGTTTTAATTTAAAACTGAGAAACAAAGATTTTTAGGATAGTTCTTTAAAAAGAATTTTAAAAGTTGAGGTAAAGGTGAGTGGCGACTATCAGGAGTTGTACGATCAGGCGGGAATCATGGTGCGTTTGGATGAAGCCAATTGGTTAAAGTGTGGTATTGAATATGTGAATGGTGTACAACAAGTCAGTGCTGTAGTAACTAGAGATTACTCGGATTGGTCTGTCTTACCAGTACCCCACCATCCCACTTCTCTTTGGCTGCGTGTTACTCGACGGGGTACGGCGATAGAGGTGCAATACTCCCTAGATGGGCAGCAGTATACTATGCTGCGTCTGGCTTATCTCACCCCGGTTGAGACTGTGAAGGTGGGGGTCATGTGTGCCTCTCCGGATGGGAATGGTTTCTCGATGACGTTTGAGGGATTTGAAATTGTATCCCTAAATTAGGGATTAGGAAGCGTCGGGCGTCGGAGGAGAAGAATTTTTATTCTTTTGTGGCGATCGCGTCTAATCTAAAATCCAAATGGGTGTGAGGGGGATTTATGAGTTACAGAATGGATCGCCGCGCTTATGCGGAAACATTTGGGCCAACGGTAGGCGATCGCATCCGTCTGGCGGATACGGAACTGTTCATCGAAGTGGAACGGGACTACACCACCTACGGCGATGAGGTGAAGTTTGGCGGCGGTAAGGTAATTCGGGATGGTATGGGACAATCCCCGATATCCAACGCCGATGGTGCCGTTGATCTGGTGATTACTAATGCCCTGATTCTCGACTGGTGGGGCATCGTTAAGGCAGATATTGGGATTAAAGACGGCAAGATTTTCAAAATTGGCAAAGCGGGAAATCCCTATATTCAGGACAACGTTGATATCATTATTGGCCCTGGTACGGAAGCGGTGGCGGGGGAAGGGATGATTCTTACGGCTGGGGGAATTGATGCCCACATTCACTTTATTTGCCCCCAGCAAATTGAAGTGGCGATCGCATCCGGTATCACCACAATGATAGGCGGTGGGACTGGCCCTGCCACCGGCACCAATGCCACCACCTGCACCCCTGGTCCCTGGAATATGTATCGAATGCTACAAGCGGCTGATGCGTTTCCCGTGAATCTCGGTTTTTTGGGTAAGGGTAATAGTAGCCAACCTCAAGCCTTGGAGGAACAAGTCAGGGCGGGGGCGATGGGGTTGAAGCTACACGAAGACTGGGGAACGACGCCAGCCGCGATTGATACTTGTCTGACGGTGGCGGATCAATATGATGTGCAGGTGGCAATTCACACCGACACCCTCAACGAAGCGGGGTTTGTCGAAGCGACGATCGCTGCTTTCAAAAACCGTGTGATCCATACCTACCATACAGAAGGTGCAGGCGGGGGTCACGCGCCAGACATTATCAAAGTATGCGGGGAAGCGAATGTATTGCCGTCTTCCACCAACCCGACTCGCCCCTACACCCTCAACACCCTAGAAGAGCACCTGGATATGTTGATGGTGTGTCACCACTTAGATCGGGGAATTCCAGAGGATGTGGCGTTTGCAGAATCGAGAATTCGGCGGGAAACGATTGCGGCGGAAGATATTCTGCATGATTTGGGCGCATTTAGTATGATTTCGTCGGATTCCCAGGCAATGGGACGAGTGGGCGAGGTGATTATTCGCACTTGGCAGACGGCGCACAAGATGAAGGTGCAACGGGGGAACCTA of Microcoleus sp. AS-A8 contains these proteins:
- the ureC gene encoding urease subunit alpha, with translation MSYRMDRRAYAETFGPTVGDRIRLADTELFIEVERDYTTYGDEVKFGGGKVIRDGMGQSPISNADGAVDLVITNALILDWWGIVKADIGIKDGKIFKIGKAGNPYIQDNVDIIIGPGTEAVAGEGMILTAGGIDAHIHFICPQQIEVAIASGITTMIGGGTGPATGTNATTCTPGPWNMYRMLQAADAFPVNLGFLGKGNSSQPQALEEQVRAGAMGLKLHEDWGTTPAAIDTCLTVADQYDVQVAIHTDTLNEAGFVEATIAAFKNRVIHTYHTEGAGGGHAPDIIKVCGEANVLPSSTNPTRPYTLNTLEEHLDMLMVCHHLDRGIPEDVAFAESRIRRETIAAEDILHDLGAFSMISSDSQAMGRVGEVIIRTWQTAHKMKVQRGNLTPLKTGDRGGLEGQEERSDNFRTKRYIAKYTINPAIAHGIAEYVGSVEEGKLADLCLWRPAFFGVKPEIVIKGGAIAWAQMGDANASIPTPQPVHMRPMFGSFGGAIAATSLTFVSQAALEQGIPQQLGLQKSAVAVSNTRQLSKRDMKLNDALPQMEVDPETYEVRADGELLTCEPATVLPMAQRYFLF
- a CDS encoding DUF1349 domain-containing protein, giving the protein MSGDYQELYDQAGIMVRLDEANWLKCGIEYVNGVQQVSAVVTRDYSDWSVLPVPHHPTSLWLRVTRRGTAIEVQYSLDGQQYTMLRLAYLTPVETVKVGVMCASPDGNGFSMTFEGFEIVSLN